Proteins from one Chloroflexota bacterium genomic window:
- a CDS encoding response regulator yields MLANLYSSDQQRSRFIWLMGIQAVLVVVLLIASTLLTVGMNRLRDRDETLLSYRVRLNDVNIALLALHNNLRGYTSTGSDIFYAEIQKEQAVVTEGLQFLLVNPPDPSLPQVAEQVDQWLLNTYQPVLDAVANQEMLLAELTLEQGRPQIEAVVNTTTSLRTELRQRSEAYRNQIDTYNWIKLASIGLLCALIVVSMIVTVRFWRTQQHLIHEIEDKGSQLLQSNHELNFNTNQLSIINSILGVRINESRVLREISDYLVNNPTPAEAYSFVAQTVGNVLNTWCSIALRLPPPREEFLDVVASYHSLPSRQAYIDQMVQTVQFRIDNGLYSPVFTERAPLVELFNVPVEQRHPNYLTNEVREHLAPFTLYSYIAVPIKIQDEAVGLISAASDSPERLFDHDQTLFVRQVADRLAAWLENIQLFYLLKQQANELQTSFDSLDDIVVAYDSRGHQTRINEAGTQFFAGRHFDFLSTNLVWRTAKGNVLGFDEHPIQQALAGTTVRDVEVSLSRSDGVPIIHEVSVSPLRSADGSIEGIVLVARDLSARKELDRLKEELVANMSHELRTPLTAILGYSELLLKRRTEVLTPWHTTKIEGIRTGGQRLLSLVNDLLDIAKLDAGRIELQRQTTMINSLLQEQVAILQPMIREKQQHLILQLGEQLPLLMIDPERIGQAVTNLLSNAIKFTPEQGTITLTSTALSIDEHGQVAWLDQVLATEVPPMLAGQYVLIQVSDSGVGVPAEALVKLWDRFYQVEGGSTRRFGGTGLGLSIVQQLVELHGGRTWATSAGENRGSSFTIMLPVSRGTQFVSLNQGLRRSILVIENDQQTAQYLEEQLQAAGFEVIVAADRHSALAWANKHSPAAITLDLLMPNSESWETLAALREIDHLAQVPVLIASDASVYNELPGVGVSTYVVKPIDSQILIRIIRQLIGAQGQTGFILVVDDDYDMAELLCATLQEHGYVTQASYDGAAALDLIQQGNYPQLILLDLMMPVVDGFQLLEKLRANPETRNIPVIIVTARDLTNEEIRQLRQAAQAIQTKHTLSMRKLVAEVQRFAPLKESDTP; encoded by the coding sequence GTGCTAGCTAACCTGTATAGCTCAGATCAACAACGCTCACGTTTTATCTGGTTAATGGGCATTCAAGCGGTCTTGGTGGTTGTGTTGCTGATCGCCTCAACCCTCTTGACGGTTGGCATGAACCGTTTACGCGATCGTGATGAAACGTTGCTGAGCTATCGGGTTCGTTTAAACGACGTTAATATTGCCTTGCTGGCGTTGCACAACAATTTGCGCGGCTATACCAGCACAGGCTCAGATATTTTCTACGCTGAAATTCAAAAAGAACAGGCAGTTGTTACCGAGGGTTTGCAATTTCTCTTAGTCAACCCGCCCGACCCGAGCTTGCCCCAAGTTGCTGAGCAGGTCGATCAGTGGTTGCTCAATACCTATCAACCAGTGCTGGATGCGGTGGCCAACCAAGAAATGCTGTTGGCTGAATTGACGCTTGAGCAGGGTCGCCCACAAATTGAAGCGGTGGTCAACACGACAACCAGCTTGCGCACTGAATTGCGCCAACGCTCGGAAGCCTATCGCAACCAAATTGATACTTACAATTGGATTAAACTGGCCTCAATTGGCTTGCTTTGTGCGTTGATTGTGGTTTCGATGATTGTGACGGTGCGCTTCTGGCGTACTCAACAGCACTTAATTCACGAGATTGAAGATAAAGGTAGCCAACTGCTGCAAAGCAACCATGAATTGAATTTCAATACCAATCAACTTTCAATTATCAACAGTATTTTGGGCGTGCGAATCAACGAGTCGCGGGTGTTGCGTGAAATCAGCGATTATTTGGTCAATAATCCTACGCCAGCTGAAGCCTATAGCTTTGTGGCGCAAACTGTTGGTAATGTGCTGAATACCTGGTGTAGTATTGCGCTGCGTTTGCCCCCGCCTCGCGAGGAATTTCTCGATGTGGTGGCCTCGTATCATTCGTTGCCCAGCCGCCAAGCCTACATCGACCAAATGGTGCAAACTGTTCAATTTCGCATCGATAATGGTTTGTATTCGCCAGTCTTTACCGAGCGTGCTCCTTTGGTTGAGCTCTTCAATGTGCCCGTTGAGCAACGTCACCCCAACTATTTGACCAACGAGGTTCGCGAACACTTGGCGCCATTCACGCTCTATTCGTATATCGCTGTGCCGATTAAAATTCAGGATGAAGCAGTTGGCCTGATTTCGGCAGCCTCGGATTCGCCTGAACGGCTGTTTGACCATGATCAAACCTTGTTTGTGCGCCAAGTTGCTGATCGTTTAGCCGCTTGGCTTGAAAATATTCAATTATTTTATTTGCTCAAACAACAGGCCAACGAGCTGCAAACGAGCTTCGATAGCCTCGACGATATTGTGGTGGCCTACGATAGCCGTGGCCATCAAACGCGGATCAACGAGGCGGGCACGCAGTTTTTTGCTGGTCGCCACTTCGATTTTCTTTCAACTAATTTGGTTTGGCGCACGGCCAAGGGCAATGTGCTGGGCTTTGATGAGCATCCGATTCAGCAGGCTTTGGCTGGTACAACCGTGCGTGATGTTGAAGTTTCGTTATCGCGCTCCGATGGTGTGCCAATTATTCACGAAGTTAGCGTTTCGCCGCTGCGATCTGCCGATGGTTCAATTGAAGGCATTGTGTTGGTGGCGCGAGATTTGAGCGCTCGCAAGGAGCTTGATCGGCTCAAAGAAGAACTGGTTGCCAATATGAGCCACGAGTTGCGCACGCCGCTCACCGCCATTTTGGGCTATAGCGAATTGTTGCTCAAACGCCGCACCGAAGTGCTTACGCCTTGGCATACCACCAAAATAGAGGGGATTCGTACTGGCGGCCAGCGTTTGCTAAGTTTAGTCAACGATCTGCTGGATATTGCCAAGCTTGATGCTGGACGCATCGAGTTGCAACGCCAAACCACCATGATCAATAGCTTGCTGCAAGAGCAAGTGGCAATTTTGCAGCCAATGATCCGCGAGAAACAGCAACACTTGATTTTACAACTAGGCGAACAGCTACCCTTGTTGATGATTGATCCTGAGCGGATTGGCCAAGCGGTGACCAATTTGCTGAGCAATGCCATTAAATTCACGCCTGAGCAAGGCACAATCACCCTAACCTCGACCGCCTTGAGCATCGATGAGCATGGCCAAGTTGCTTGGCTGGATCAAGTGTTGGCGACCGAAGTGCCGCCGATGTTGGCAGGCCAATATGTCTTGATTCAGGTCAGCGATAGTGGGGTTGGTGTGCCAGCCGAAGCGCTCGTAAAATTGTGGGATCGTTTTTATCAAGTTGAGGGTGGCTCGACGCGGCGTTTTGGTGGCACAGGCTTAGGTTTATCGATCGTTCAGCAATTAGTTGAATTACATGGTGGTCGCACCTGGGCGACTAGCGCTGGTGAAAATCGAGGCAGTAGCTTCACGATTATGTTGCCAGTTAGCCGAGGAACCCAATTTGTGAGCCTCAATCAAGGCTTGCGGCGCTCGATTTTAGTGATTGAAAACGATCAACAAACCGCCCAATACTTGGAAGAACAACTACAAGCGGCTGGTTTTGAAGTGATTGTAGCCGCCGATCGCCATAGTGCCTTGGCTTGGGCCAACAAACATTCGCCAGCGGCAATCACCCTCGATTTGCTCATGCCCAATAGCGAGAGCTGGGAAACCTTGGCGGCGTTGCGCGAAATTGACCATTTAGCGCAAGTTCCCGTCTTGATCGCAAGCGATGCTTCGGTATACAATGAGCTACCAGGGGTTGGTGTCTCCACATATGTCGTCAAGCCAATTGATAGCCAAATTCTGATTCGGATTATTCGTCAACTGATTGGGGCGCAAGGCCAAACAGGGTTTATCTTGGTCGTTGATGATGATTATGATATGGCCGAACTGCTGTGTGCTACCCTGCAAGAGCATGGCTACGTTACCCAAGCCTCATATGATGGGGCGGCGGCGCTCGATCTGATTCAACAGGGCAATTATCCCCAACTGATTTTGCTTGATCTGATGATGCCAGTGGTTGACGGCTTTCAGCTACTCGAAAAACTGCGAGCAAATCCTGAAACTCGCAATATTCCTGTGATCATCGTAACTGCCCGTGACTTAACCAATGAAGAAATTCGCCAATTGCGCCAAGCTGCGCAAGCCATTCAGACCAAACATACCCTCAGTATGCGTAAGCTGGTTGCTGAAGTCCAACGGTTTGCCCCGTTGAAGGAATCGGATACCCCATGA
- a CDS encoding enoyl-CoA hydratase/isomerase family protein, which yields MTDTLLISKADNVTTLTINRPAVRNAVDQPTMDALRAEIEACEHDGTRCIVIAGAGGAFSSGADIMAALQSGGTANDVYRVLTESYGPTLLAIRQSSWPVIAAVDGVAAGIGSDLALACDLRLVSSRGRFSEIFIKVGLIPDGGGTYSLPRLIGLGRAMELMFTGAMVEAERALAWGMANAVFDEANFANEVQAYAATIAAQAPLALTRGKRAMLAAQNDQSFADALRREAEYQREIFNSEDGFEGFQAFLQKRPPVWKGR from the coding sequence ATGACTGACACGCTTCTGATTAGCAAAGCCGACAATGTAACCACCCTCACGATTAATCGCCCAGCGGTGCGCAATGCCGTTGATCAGCCAACCATGGACGCGCTACGAGCGGAAATTGAGGCTTGCGAGCATGATGGCACGCGCTGTATTGTGATTGCTGGCGCTGGTGGGGCATTTTCGTCGGGGGCCGATATTATGGCGGCGCTCCAATCTGGTGGCACGGCAAATGATGTATATCGGGTTTTAACTGAATCGTATGGCCCAACGCTGTTAGCAATTCGCCAATCGTCGTGGCCTGTGATTGCTGCCGTCGATGGCGTAGCGGCTGGCATTGGCTCGGATTTGGCCTTAGCCTGCGATTTACGCTTGGTCTCAAGCCGTGGGCGCTTCTCAGAAATATTTATCAAAGTTGGCTTAATTCCCGATGGCGGTGGAACTTATTCGTTGCCGCGCCTGATTGGCCTTGGGCGGGCGATGGAGTTGATGTTTACCGGGGCGATGGTAGAGGCTGAACGAGCTTTGGCTTGGGGTATGGCCAATGCAGTCTTTGATGAAGCAAATTTTGCCAACGAGGTGCAAGCTTATGCTGCAACAATTGCAGCACAGGCTCCTTTGGCGTTAACTCGTGGTAAACGTGCAATGTTGGCCGCCCAAAATGATCAAAGTTTTGCCGATGCGCTGCGGCGTGAAGCTGAATATCAACGCGAGATTTTTAATAGTGAGGATGGCTTTGAGGGCTTTCAGGCCTTCTTGCAAAAACGCCCACCTGTGTGGAAAGGACGATAA
- the carA gene encoding glutamine-hydrolyzing carbamoyl-phosphate synthase small subunit: MTRALLALEDGRTFWGRAVGARGERAGEVVFNTSMTGYAEILTDPSYRGQLVTLTASHIGNYGIDEVDLEAAMPWAEALIVRSFTERPSNWRSSESLSELLARRGVMAVADLDTRALTRHIRAAGAMRAVLSTEDLDPASLVAKAQAIPVMEGRDLASDVGTQSIYEWNEGTPADFTTLQLAIPEQLHNRHIVVYDFGVKRNTLRRLVDLGCKVTVVPNRTSAEATLALKPDGILISNGPGDPATLEYAVETIRQLIGNVPVFGICLGHQLIGQALGGTTFKLPFGHHAGNHPVCDTSTGKVRITAQNHGFALDPASLPSDVQVTEVSGNDQTCEGLQHNSLPVFSVQYHPEAGPGPHDGDQHFRRFISLVDQQRI, from the coding sequence ATGACACGCGCATTACTGGCATTGGAAGATGGACGCACCTTTTGGGGGCGGGCTGTCGGTGCACGCGGCGAACGTGCAGGTGAAGTTGTATTCAATACCAGCATGACTGGCTACGCTGAAATTTTGACCGATCCTTCATATCGCGGTCAGTTAGTAACCTTAACCGCCTCGCATATTGGCAATTATGGCATTGACGAGGTTGATCTTGAGGCAGCCATGCCTTGGGCCGAAGCCTTGATCGTGCGTTCATTTACCGAGCGACCATCCAACTGGCGTTCTAGTGAATCTCTCAGCGAGCTATTAGCACGGCGCGGTGTTATGGCGGTGGCTGATTTAGATACCCGAGCCTTGACTCGGCATATTCGGGCAGCAGGCGCAATGCGGGCGGTACTCTCAACCGAGGATCTTGATCCAGCTAGTTTGGTAGCCAAAGCTCAAGCCATCCCGGTGATGGAGGGCCGCGATTTGGCTAGCGATGTGGGAACTCAAAGCATCTATGAGTGGAATGAAGGCACACCTGCCGATTTCACGACCTTGCAACTAGCGATTCCTGAGCAATTGCACAACCGCCATATTGTAGTTTACGATTTTGGAGTCAAACGCAATACCCTGCGGCGTTTGGTCGATCTTGGTTGTAAAGTCACGGTTGTACCCAATCGTACTTCAGCCGAAGCGACCTTAGCCTTAAAACCTGATGGTATTTTGATTTCGAATGGCCCAGGCGATCCTGCCACCTTGGAGTATGCGGTCGAAACGATTCGCCAGTTGATCGGCAATGTGCCAGTGTTTGGCATCTGCCTTGGGCATCAATTGATTGGTCAAGCCTTGGGTGGCACAACCTTTAAATTGCCCTTTGGTCATCACGCTGGCAATCATCCAGTGTGCGATACCAGCACTGGCAAAGTGCGGATCACTGCTCAAAATCATGGCTTTGCCCTCGATCCAGCCAGCTTGCCCAGCGATGTGCAGGTGACCGAAGTGAGTGGCAACGACCAAACCTGCGAAGGCTTACAACACAATAGCCTACCAGTTTTCAGCGTGCAATATCACCCTGAGGCTGGGCCTGGCCCTCACGATGGCGATCAACACTTCCGGCGGTTTATCAGCCTCGTTGATCAACAGCGTATCTAA
- a CDS encoding sigma-70 family RNA polymerase sigma factor gives MTEFQQLHSETLESLHSRYHTMVLRTAYLILADWGHAEDVAQEVWMRVNRALVRFDPERGAWSTWLHHITVNCCLSTRKRLSRWLGEQLRPETEQPQATTLDNLLRSEEEQVIWNAIGNLSLKLRSVIVLRYFHDLSYEQIAAILECPIGTVRSRLHTAHAQLRNHLEDV, from the coding sequence ATGACAGAATTTCAGCAATTGCACAGCGAAACACTCGAATCATTGCATAGTCGCTATCATACAATGGTACTCCGAACTGCCTACTTGATACTGGCAGATTGGGGCCATGCTGAAGATGTCGCCCAAGAAGTTTGGATGCGAGTTAATCGGGCGTTGGTGCGCTTTGACCCTGAACGAGGAGCATGGTCAACCTGGTTGCATCACATCACGGTTAATTGCTGTTTAAGCACCCGCAAACGACTAAGCCGCTGGCTAGGCGAACAATTACGGCCTGAGACAGAACAGCCTCAAGCCACGACCCTTGATAATTTGTTGCGCAGCGAGGAGGAGCAAGTTATCTGGAACGCTATTGGTAATTTATCGTTGAAATTGCGCAGCGTCATCGTCTTGCGCTACTTTCACGACCTAAGTTACGAACAAATCGCAGCTATTTTAGAATGCCCAATTGGTACAGTGCGGTCGCGTTTACACACTGCCCATGCACAACTACGCAACCACTTGGAGGATGTATGA
- a CDS encoding N-acetylmuramoyl-L-alanine amidase, translating into MNQVAFWWIALVRTIRQPLRWLAWPAAIIAALFVVAASAQTGERRSASFEPVTTVLDTNALGRGNGQRTRITPDGIRPEPAGGMLITVPQQVNQFSDLLAAWQADVPLSATLQISLRVSSDGNTWSRWGLVEESHDFLDERDAADLHWGSPIFAGVASWWQAKIEFGPAPDGSLPTLRELQVNTVDVGALTPAAPETSAERATDVTKPPVVSRTGWGSPDGQGSRVPPAYYPVTHLVVHHTADANSLGGSEGWWGDRIRAIWSFHTFTRGWGDIGYNYLIAPDGTIFEGRAGGDNAVAFHDTGNYGSMGVSMVGTYASVPPTSTAQNSLVELLAWKAEQRGIDPLGRSYYYGCDISRYCGNAGAITPNIAGHRDVANDPVGYTSCPGNNLYGLLPTIRSRVQSRLSSTPDNGDMTIDDLESSFIRSTAQWYEAECGDGGHIFYTFATNDPAESSNSGRWRNTNIVAGNYRIFAHVPQNCGALNATQSARYTIWQNGVQIGERVVSQDTTTEWIEITTNALALSGQPVEVHLTDLTSEPLSANRKVIFDTVRWVKQDTQVNVALESVNYDRTSLAGGELLKVTFRVRNTGNVTIETQAPDAGSPNDSTTGYTYDEGECFLGNGNDAYPIYPKESGRFRLVLGGDGLTLDCAGDTGGYPWRWSIGGDLGPGEARDLVGYVRFRNHTTSPRQVTLRAGLVQEYVRYFSQNQASQIITINPENDAPQSSIYTDWQPQALVYELGAIPDDFLARTANPLSIPEGAFLGSFDWSGTRLDLADSGIFGRDDRFIVRQTRSFVAPVAGTYRFRINSDDGAWLWIDGTLVAEAHGLHPEREVIGERWLNAGEHRLGFKYFERTAQAVLSYDWQSPGSSDFSPIPVSVGAGAIRYGNYFAPNVQMTIVADDHGGSGVAGIRWRINGSTWEEDAGSSLTLTPSGGNFSLEYAARDLAGNLEATRSLSWQVDGSPPSSSISSATLEPSGAVRLNLNSSDADSGVRQIEISVRDQADGQWYVWTTLPPSSSTVFIGQPEHRYDFRSRAIDQVDNREAEHSGVDASATVPSNANVYRLTAPIVSKN; encoded by the coding sequence ATGAACCAAGTAGCATTTTGGTGGATTGCATTAGTCCGTACCATTCGTCAGCCATTGCGTTGGCTGGCTTGGCCTGCGGCCATTATTGCGGCATTGTTTGTGGTTGCAGCTTCAGCCCAAACTGGCGAACGCCGTTCGGCTTCATTCGAGCCAGTGACAACCGTTTTGGATACCAACGCCTTGGGCCGTGGCAATGGGCAGCGTACTCGCATCACACCAGATGGAATTCGACCTGAACCTGCTGGCGGGATGTTGATCACTGTGCCCCAACAGGTCAATCAATTTAGTGATCTGCTGGCAGCATGGCAAGCCGATGTACCGCTTTCGGCAACCTTGCAAATTTCGCTGCGGGTTTCTAGCGATGGCAATACTTGGTCGCGCTGGGGCTTAGTTGAAGAATCACACGATTTTTTGGATGAGCGTGATGCCGCCGATTTGCATTGGGGTTCGCCGATTTTTGCTGGCGTGGCAAGCTGGTGGCAAGCTAAAATTGAATTCGGGCCTGCGCCCGATGGGAGTTTGCCAACTTTGCGCGAATTGCAAGTCAATACCGTTGATGTTGGTGCATTAACCCCTGCTGCGCCTGAAACCAGTGCAGAACGAGCGACCGATGTGACCAAACCGCCCGTGGTTAGCCGGACTGGCTGGGGTAGCCCCGATGGTCAAGGCAGCCGCGTGCCGCCAGCCTACTATCCGGTGACTCATTTGGTGGTGCACCATACCGCCGATGCCAATAGTTTGGGCGGGAGCGAAGGCTGGTGGGGCGATCGGATTCGGGCGATTTGGTCGTTTCATACCTTTACGCGGGGTTGGGGCGATATTGGCTATAACTATTTGATTGCGCCCGATGGAACGATTTTCGAGGGTCGGGCTGGCGGCGATAACGCCGTGGCCTTTCACGATACTGGTAATTATGGCTCGATGGGCGTTTCGATGGTAGGAACCTATGCTAGCGTGCCGCCAACCAGTACCGCCCAAAATAGCTTGGTTGAATTATTGGCATGGAAAGCCGAGCAACGTGGGATCGATCCGTTGGGCCGCTCGTATTACTATGGCTGCGATATTTCGCGCTATTGCGGCAATGCTGGAGCAATTACGCCCAATATTGCCGGCCATCGTGATGTTGCGAATGATCCAGTTGGCTATACTTCCTGTCCAGGGAATAATCTCTATGGCTTGTTGCCAACCATTCGTTCGCGAGTGCAATCGCGTTTGAGTAGCACGCCCGATAACGGCGACATGACGATTGATGATCTGGAATCGAGTTTTATTCGCTCGACGGCCCAATGGTATGAGGCTGAGTGTGGTGACGGCGGCCATATTTTTTACACCTTTGCTACCAATGATCCCGCTGAGAGTAGCAATAGTGGCCGCTGGCGTAATACCAATATTGTCGCTGGCAATTATCGCATCTTTGCCCATGTGCCGCAAAATTGTGGAGCACTCAATGCAACCCAGAGTGCTCGCTACACAATTTGGCAAAATGGCGTGCAAATTGGCGAGCGAGTGGTGAGCCAAGATACCACCACCGAGTGGATTGAAATTACCACCAATGCGCTGGCACTGTCGGGCCAGCCAGTCGAGGTGCATTTAACCGATTTGACCAGCGAGCCGTTGAGCGCCAATCGTAAGGTCATTTTCGATACGGTGCGCTGGGTCAAACAAGATACCCAAGTCAATGTAGCGCTCGAATCAGTTAATTATGATCGTACAAGCTTGGCTGGTGGCGAATTGCTCAAAGTAACGTTTCGAGTACGTAACACTGGCAATGTGACGATTGAAACCCAAGCTCCCGACGCGGGCAGCCCCAACGATAGCACCACGGGCTATACCTACGATGAAGGCGAATGTTTCCTTGGCAATGGCAACGATGCCTATCCGATCTATCCCAAGGAATCGGGACGTTTTCGGCTGGTGCTGGGCGGCGATGGTCTGACGCTTGACTGTGCTGGTGATACTGGTGGGTATCCATGGCGTTGGAGCATTGGCGGCGACCTTGGGCCTGGTGAGGCTCGCGATTTGGTGGGTTATGTGCGTTTTCGTAATCACACCACCAGTCCGCGCCAAGTAACCTTGCGAGCAGGGCTGGTTCAAGAATATGTGCGTTATTTCAGCCAAAACCAAGCCAGCCAGATCATCACAATCAATCCCGAAAATGATGCACCTCAATCATCGATTTATACCGATTGGCAACCCCAAGCCTTGGTTTACGAGTTGGGCGCGATTCCCGATGATTTTCTGGCGCGGACTGCCAACCCACTTTCGATTCCTGAAGGGGCGTTTTTAGGCAGCTTTGATTGGAGCGGAACCCGCCTCGATTTGGCTGATAGCGGGATTTTTGGACGCGATGATCGCTTTATTGTGCGCCAAACCCGTAGTTTTGTCGCGCCTGTTGCCGGAACCTACCGTTTCCGCATTAATTCCGATGATGGTGCTTGGCTTTGGATTGATGGTACGCTGGTGGCCGAGGCCCATGGCTTGCACCCTGAGCGCGAGGTTATTGGTGAGCGCTGGTTGAATGCTGGCGAACATCGGCTGGGCTTTAAATATTTTGAGCGCACTGCTCAAGCCGTGTTGAGCTACGATTGGCAATCGCCTGGTAGCAGCGATTTTAGCCCAATTCCAGTGAGTGTTGGGGCTGGAGCAATCCGCTATGGCAACTATTTTGCCCCGAATGTTCAAATGACCATTGTTGCCGATGATCATGGTGGTTCGGGCGTGGCTGGCATTCGTTGGCGGATCAATGGCAGCACTTGGGAAGAGGATGCAGGCAGTAGCTTGACGCTTACGCCAAGCGGCGGCAACTTCAGCTTAGAGTATGCCGCCCGCGATCTTGCTGGCAATTTAGAAGCCACCCGCAGCCTCAGTTGGCAAGTTGATGGTAGCCCGCCTAGCTCAAGCATTAGCAGCGCCACGCTTGAGCCAAGTGGAGCTGTGCGCCTGAATCTAAACAGCAGTGACGCTGATAGTGGCGTGCGCCAAATCGAAATTAGCGTGCGCGATCAGGCTGATGGCCAATGGTATGTTTGGACGACTCTGCCGCCAAGCAGTTCGACTGTGTTTATTGGTCAGCCCGAGCATCGCTACGATTTCCGTAGCCGAGCGATCGATCAGGTTGATAATCGCGAAGCTGAGCATAGCGGCGTTGATGCCAGCGCCACTGTGCCCAGCAATGCCAATGTTTATCGCCTAACTGCACCGATTGTTAGCAAAAACTAG